Proteins encoded together in one Peribacillus asahii window:
- the atpA gene encoding F0F1 ATP synthase subunit alpha, with protein sequence MSIKAEEISALIKKQIENYQSEIKVSDVGTVISVGDGIARVHGLDNAMAGELLEFSNGTMGLAQNLEENNVGIVILGPFRDIQEGSEVRRTGKIMEVPVGEELIGRVVNPLGQPLDGLGPINTTKTRPIESLATGVMDRKSVHEPLQTGIKAIDALVPIGRGQRELIIGDRQTGKTSVAIDTILNQADQDMICIYVAIGQKESTVRGTVETLRKNGALDYTIVVSASASQPSPMLYLAPYAGVSMAEEFMFNGKHVLIVYDDLSKQASAYRELSLLLRRPPGREAFPGDVFYLHSRLLERAAKLNDTLGAGSITALPFVETQAGDISAYIPTNVISITDGQIFLQSDLFFSGVRPAINAGLSVSRVGGSAQIKAMKKVAGTLRLDLAAFRELEAFAQFGSDLDKATKAKLDRGVRTVEVLKQDLNKPIKVEKQVMILFALTKGHLDDIPVADIRRFEEEYYVFLDKNHPELLDHIRTTKGLPEDADIVAAINEFKKSFVISE encoded by the coding sequence ATGAGCATCAAAGCTGAAGAAATCAGTGCACTGATTAAAAAACAGATTGAAAATTATCAATCTGAAATTAAAGTGAGCGATGTTGGTACGGTAATCTCTGTTGGTGACGGTATCGCACGTGTTCACGGTTTAGATAATGCGATGGCGGGAGAGCTTCTTGAATTTTCAAATGGTACAATGGGTCTAGCGCAAAACCTTGAAGAAAATAACGTAGGTATCGTTATTCTTGGACCATTCAGAGACATTCAAGAGGGCAGCGAAGTACGTCGTACAGGTAAAATCATGGAAGTACCAGTTGGAGAAGAATTAATTGGTCGTGTTGTAAACCCACTTGGACAACCATTAGATGGTCTTGGCCCAATTAATACAACAAAAACTCGTCCAATCGAGAGCCTTGCAACAGGTGTTATGGATCGTAAATCTGTTCATGAGCCACTACAAACAGGAATTAAAGCGATCGATGCTCTTGTACCAATCGGACGCGGACAACGTGAGTTAATCATCGGGGACCGTCAAACAGGTAAAACATCTGTCGCAATCGATACAATCCTTAACCAAGCAGACCAAGATATGATCTGTATCTATGTTGCTATTGGTCAAAAAGAATCAACAGTTCGTGGAACAGTTGAAACTTTACGTAAAAATGGTGCATTAGATTACACAATCGTTGTATCTGCATCTGCATCACAACCATCTCCAATGTTATACTTAGCTCCTTATGCTGGTGTATCAATGGCTGAGGAATTCATGTTCAACGGTAAACACGTTTTAATCGTATATGATGATCTTTCTAAACAAGCATCTGCATACCGTGAACTTTCCCTACTACTTCGTCGTCCTCCAGGTCGTGAAGCATTCCCAGGGGATGTATTCTACTTGCACTCACGTCTACTTGAGCGTGCTGCGAAATTGAACGATACATTAGGTGCTGGTTCAATCACAGCTCTTCCATTTGTTGAAACACAAGCAGGCGATATCTCTGCTTACATTCCAACAAACGTAATCTCCATCACAGATGGACAAATCTTCTTACAATCTGATTTGTTCTTCTCAGGTGTACGTCCTGCGATTAACGCTGGTCTTTCTGTATCACGTGTTGGTGGTTCAGCTCAAATTAAAGCAATGAAAAAAGTTGCTGGTACATTACGTCTTGACTTGGCTGCTTTCCGTGAGTTGGAAGCATTTGCTCAGTTCGGTTCTGATCTTGATAAAGCGACAAAAGCGAAACTAGATCGCGGTGTTCGTACAGTTGAGGTTCTAAAACAAGACTTGAACAAGCCAATTAAAGTAGAGAAGCAAGTTATGATTCTTTTCGCTTTAACAAAAGGTCACTTAGATGATATTCCAGTAGCAGACATTCGTCGCTTTGAAGAAGAGTACTATGTATTCTTAGATAAAAATCATCCTGAATTATTAGATCATATTCGCACGACAAAAGGTCTTCCTGAAGATGCTGATATCGTAGCTGCGATTAACGAATTCAAAAAATCATTCGTAATCTCTGAATAA
- a CDS encoding F0F1 ATP synthase subunit delta — protein MSDLAVAKRYAVALFQIAKEQNLLDQIEEELRTVKEVFSNDTDLLGFLTHPKLTSDAKRDIISSAFSSLSTYVQNTLKLMVERHRSDMIAPMADEFVELANEEKSVADATVYTVRPLTEAETEAVSTSFAKKIGKKTLRITNITDSNLLGGIKLQIGNRIYDGSVSGKLDRLSKQLLG, from the coding sequence ATGAGCGATTTAGCAGTAGCCAAACGTTATGCTGTAGCTCTTTTCCAAATTGCGAAAGAGCAAAATCTTCTTGACCAAATTGAAGAAGAGCTTCGCACCGTTAAAGAAGTATTCTCAAATGATACGGACTTATTAGGCTTTTTAACGCATCCGAAATTAACAAGTGATGCAAAAAGAGACATTATCTCTAGTGCTTTTTCTAGTCTGTCAACATATGTTCAAAACACATTAAAGCTAATGGTTGAGCGTCATCGTTCTGATATGATTGCGCCAATGGCAGATGAGTTTGTTGAATTAGCAAATGAAGAAAAATCAGTAGCGGATGCAACTGTATATACAGTACGCCCACTAACTGAAGCAGAAACAGAAGCGGTTTCAACTTCATTCGCAAAGAAAATCGGTAAGAAAACTTTACGTATTACGAACATTACAGATAGCAATCTGTTAGGCGGAATCAAGCTGCAAATTGGCAACCGTATTTATGACGGTTCAGTGAGCGGAAAGCTTGATCGTTTAAGCAAACAACTATTAGGTTAG
- the atpE gene encoding F0F1 ATP synthase subunit C: MTGSLGLIAAAIAVGLGALGAGIGNGLIVGRTIEGMARQPEARGMLQTTMFVGVALVEALPIIAVVIAFIVMGQ, encoded by the coding sequence ATGACAGGTTCTTTAGGTCTTATCGCTGCTGCAATCGCAGTTGGTTTAGGTGCATTAGGTGCTGGTATTGGTAACGGTCTTATCGTTGGTCGTACAATCGAAGGGATGGCTCGTCAGCCAGAAGCTCGTGGTATGCTTCAAACTACAATGTTCGTTGGGGTTGCGTTAGTTGAGGCCCTTCCAATCATCGCGGTAGTTATCGCATTCATCGTTATGGGTCAATAA
- the atpF gene encoding F0F1 ATP synthase subunit B, whose product MLTSNFVLGAAAAHFNGGDIIYQLVVFIVLLALLKKFAWGPLMGIMKEREQHVASEIEAAEASRKEALQYLEEQREIVKQSRTEATQLIENAKKQGEAQREDIINQARAEAERVKESAKREIVQEKEKAVAALREQVASLSVMIASKVIEKELSVADQEKLINEYIQEVGEER is encoded by the coding sequence GTGTTAACAAGCAATTTTGTACTTGGTGCAGCAGCAGCGCACTTTAATGGTGGAGATATCATTTATCAGCTTGTCGTGTTTATTGTTTTGTTAGCTTTGCTTAAAAAGTTTGCGTGGGGTCCTTTAATGGGCATCATGAAAGAACGTGAACAGCATGTTGCTAGTGAAATCGAAGCAGCAGAGGCAAGCAGAAAAGAAGCGCTTCAATATTTAGAAGAGCAACGTGAGATCGTGAAACAATCACGCACGGAAGCAACTCAACTAATCGAAAACGCGAAGAAACAAGGCGAGGCACAACGCGAAGATATTATCAATCAAGCTCGTGCAGAAGCTGAGCGTGTGAAAGAATCAGCAAAACGTGAAATCGTACAAGAGAAGGAAAAAGCAGTTGCAGCGTTACGTGAGCAAGTGGCATCCTTATCTGTTATGATTGCGTCGAAAGTGATTGAAAAAGAACTTTCAGTAGCGGATCAAGAGAAATTAATTAATGAATACATTCAAGAGGTAGGAGAAGAGCGATGA
- a CDS encoding F0F1 ATP synthase subunit gamma, with the protein MASLRDIKTRINSTKKTSQITKAMQMVSASKMNRAEANAKAFVPYMEKIQEVVASIASGSNNSSHPMLVSRPVKKTGYLVITSDRGLAGAYNSSVLRHVYKTIQERHTSSNEYVIIAIGRMGRDFFVNRGINVELEVTGVPDQPSFADINSLTKSTVNLYLNELCDELYMYYNHYVSPIQQDVTEKKVLPLSDINSSNGKLTSYEFEPDEETILKVLLPQYAESLIYGALLDGKASEHSARMTAMKNATDNAKELISALDLQYNRARQAAITQEITEIVGGAAALE; encoded by the coding sequence ATGGCCTCTTTACGCGATATAAAGACTCGAATTAATTCGACTAAAAAGACAAGTCAAATTACGAAAGCGATGCAAATGGTATCTGCTTCGAAAATGAACCGTGCTGAAGCAAATGCAAAAGCATTTGTACCATACATGGAGAAAATTCAAGAAGTAGTAGCTAGTATCGCAAGCGGTAGTAATAATTCGTCGCACCCAATGTTAGTATCCCGTCCTGTAAAGAAAACTGGTTACCTTGTTATTACATCGGACCGTGGATTGGCAGGGGCATACAACAGCAGTGTGCTACGTCATGTGTATAAAACCATTCAAGAACGTCATACATCGAGTAATGAGTATGTCATTATCGCAATTGGAAGAATGGGTCGCGATTTCTTCGTCAACCGTGGTATCAATGTAGAGCTTGAAGTAACGGGAGTACCGGATCAGCCGAGTTTTGCTGATATCAACTCTTTAACGAAATCAACAGTGAATTTATACTTAAATGAACTGTGTGATGAGCTGTACATGTATTACAACCATTATGTCAGCCCAATCCAACAAGATGTAACGGAGAAGAAAGTTCTTCCGTTATCTGACATTAACTCTTCTAACGGCAAATTGACTTCTTATGAGTTTGAACCGGATGAGGAAACAATTCTTAAAGTATTACTGCCTCAATACGCGGAAAGCTTAATTTATGGCGCATTGTTAGATGGTAAAGCAAGTGAGCACTCTGCACGTATGACAGCTATGAAAAATGCAACCGATAATGCGAAAGAGTTAATCTCAGCATTAGACTTGCAATATAACCGTGCTCGTCAAGCAGCAATTACGCAAGAAATTACGGAAATTGTTGGCGGAGCTGCTGCTTTAGAATAG
- a CDS encoding F0F1 ATP synthase subunit epsilon: protein MKTIKVSVVTPDGPVYDAEVEMVSTKAKSGELGVMAGHVPMVAPLDIAAVRLKKENGTEYVAVNGGFLEVRPDVVTILAQSAERAETIDVARAQAAKARAEKRLADNQGAIDVERAELALKRAINRIQISEMK, encoded by the coding sequence ATGAAGACAATTAAAGTCAGTGTAGTAACTCCCGATGGCCCAGTATATGATGCAGAAGTTGAAATGGTAAGTACAAAGGCAAAAAGCGGCGAGCTTGGAGTCATGGCTGGCCACGTTCCGATGGTCGCGCCTCTTGATATCGCAGCTGTACGTCTAAAAAAGGAGAATGGCACTGAGTATGTTGCCGTTAACGGTGGCTTCTTAGAAGTTCGTCCAGATGTCGTAACCATTTTAGCTCAATCTGCTGAAAGAGCTGAAACTATCGACGTTGCCCGCGCACAAGCTGCTAAAGCACGGGCTGAAAAAAGATTAGCAGATAATCAAGGAGCGATTGATGTTGAAAGAGCTGAATTAGCTTTAAAACGTGCAATTAATCGAATCCAGATTTCTGAAATGAAATAA
- the atpB gene encoding F0F1 ATP synthase subunit A — MNHEAPLWELMDTGIYFNLANVLMITVASLIVFIIAVAATRQLAMKPTGIQNFIEWVMDFVKNIINSNMDWRTGGRFLMLGMTLIMYIFVSNMLGLPFAVVVGHELWWKSPTADPAITLTLAVMVMGLTHYYGIKMRGGKAYAKTYVQPMGFLFPLKVIEEFSNTLTLGLRLYGNIYAGELLLSLLVGLGTSSVFGALGAVLPMLAWQGFSVFVGSIQAFIFTMLTMVYLSHKVSDDH, encoded by the coding sequence TTGAATCATGAAGCTCCTTTGTGGGAACTTATGGATACCGGGATATATTTCAATTTGGCCAACGTCCTTATGATTACTGTCGCAAGTCTTATAGTCTTTATTATCGCTGTAGCGGCAACTCGTCAACTTGCGATGAAGCCAACGGGAATCCAAAACTTCATTGAGTGGGTTATGGATTTTGTTAAAAATATCATCAACAGCAATATGGATTGGCGTACAGGTGGTCGTTTCCTTATGTTAGGGATGACATTAATCATGTACATCTTTGTATCCAATATGTTGGGGTTACCGTTTGCGGTTGTAGTCGGGCATGAATTATGGTGGAAATCACCTACAGCCGATCCAGCGATTACGTTAACATTAGCCGTAATGGTAATGGGATTAACTCATTATTATGGTATTAAAATGCGAGGCGGAAAAGCTTACGCGAAAACTTATGTTCAGCCAATGGGATTCTTATTCCCGTTAAAAGTAATTGAAGAGTTCTCTAACACGTTAACGTTAGGTCTGCGTCTTTACGGGAATATCTATGCGGGTGAGTTGCTATTAAGCTTACTTGTAGGATTAGGAACAAGTAGTGTATTTGGTGCACTTGGTGCTGTTTTACCAATGTTAGCTTGGCAAGGATTCAGTGTCTTTGTCGGTTCCATTCAAGCGTTTATCTTCACTATGTTAACGATGGTTTATCTTTCTCATAAAGTAAGTGACGACCATTAA
- a CDS encoding NADH-quinone oxidoreductase subunit A, giving the protein MDSQWYLYQNNYVMVFVFLCLGILLPVIALFLGKLLRPHKPTEAKYTTYESGVEPFHDSWVQFHVRYYLFGLLFVIFDVETVFLYPWAVAYEKLGIFALVEMLIFVMMLLIGLLYAWKKRVLTWK; this is encoded by the coding sequence ATGGATTCTCAATGGTATCTTTATCAAAATAATTATGTGATGGTGTTTGTTTTCCTTTGCCTTGGGATTTTATTACCCGTAATCGCTCTTTTTCTTGGTAAGCTGCTTCGACCACATAAACCGACTGAAGCAAAATATACAACTTATGAAAGTGGAGTCGAACCATTTCATGATTCTTGGGTTCAGTTTCATGTACGTTATTATTTATTTGGCTTACTATTTGTCATTTTTGATGTAGAAACAGTTTTTCTTTATCCATGGGCCGTTGCCTATGAAAAATTAGGAATCTTTGCTTTAGTAGAGATGCTCATTTTTGTGATGATGCTGCTCATTGGACTACTCTATGCTTGGAAGAAGAG
- the atpD gene encoding F0F1 ATP synthase subunit beta — translation MNLGRVTQIMGPVVDVKFEDGQLPKIYNALRIEKTASGEGLTLEVALQLGDNTVRTVAMASTDGLTRGQEVVDTGAPISVPVGEVTLGRVFNVLGEEIDLAEAIPADARRDPIHRQAPAFDNLTTQVEILETGIKVVDLLAPYIKGGKIGLFGGAGVGKTVLIQELINNIAQEHGGISVFAGVGERTREGNDLFHEMSDSGVIKKTAMVFGQMNEPPGARMRVALSGLTMAEYFRDEQGQDVLFFIDNIFRFTQAGSEVSALLGRMPSAVGYQPTLATEMGQLQERITSTNVGSVTSIQAIYVPADDYTDPAPATTFAHLDATTNLERKLSEMGIYPAVDPLASSSRALSPEVVGAEHYEVARKVQSTLQKYRELQDIIAILGMDELSEEDKLTVARARKVQFFLSQNFHVAEQFTGQKGSYVPVKETVKGFKEILEGRYDELPEDAFRLVGRIEEVVEQAKKMA, via the coding sequence ATGAATTTAGGACGCGTTACCCAAATTATGGGTCCAGTTGTTGACGTTAAATTTGAAGATGGTCAACTTCCTAAGATCTATAACGCTTTAAGAATCGAAAAAACAGCGTCTGGCGAAGGTTTAACTCTTGAAGTAGCCCTTCAACTAGGTGATAATACTGTGCGTACAGTCGCAATGGCTTCTACTGACGGTCTAACTCGCGGTCAAGAAGTTGTAGATACAGGAGCTCCAATTTCTGTACCTGTAGGTGAAGTGACTCTAGGACGTGTATTCAACGTACTTGGAGAAGAAATTGACCTTGCAGAAGCAATCCCTGCTGATGCTCGTCGTGATCCAATTCACAGACAAGCTCCAGCATTTGATAACTTAACAACACAAGTTGAAATTCTTGAAACAGGTATTAAAGTAGTAGACCTTCTTGCTCCATATATCAAAGGTGGTAAAATCGGTCTATTCGGTGGTGCTGGTGTAGGTAAAACTGTACTAATCCAAGAATTAATCAACAATATCGCACAAGAGCACGGCGGTATCTCTGTATTCGCCGGTGTTGGTGAGCGTACTCGTGAAGGAAATGACCTTTTCCACGAGATGAGCGATTCTGGCGTTATTAAGAAAACAGCGATGGTATTCGGTCAAATGAATGAGCCGCCTGGTGCACGTATGCGTGTTGCTTTATCTGGTTTAACAATGGCTGAATATTTCCGTGATGAACAAGGACAAGATGTTCTTTTCTTCATCGATAACATCTTCCGTTTCACACAAGCAGGTTCTGAGGTTTCTGCCCTTTTAGGTCGTATGCCTTCTGCGGTAGGTTACCAACCAACACTTGCTACTGAAATGGGTCAATTACAAGAACGTATTACATCTACTAATGTTGGTTCTGTTACATCGATCCAAGCAATCTATGTACCAGCCGATGACTATACGGATCCAGCACCAGCGACTACTTTCGCTCACTTGGATGCGACAACAAACCTTGAACGTAAATTATCTGAGATGGGTATCTACCCTGCGGTTGATCCATTAGCATCTTCTTCTCGCGCTCTTAGCCCTGAAGTTGTAGGTGCTGAGCACTATGAAGTTGCTCGTAAAGTTCAATCTACTCTACAAAAATATAGAGAGCTTCAAGATATCATTGCGATCTTAGGTATGGATGAATTAAGCGAGGAAGACAAGCTAACAGTTGCTCGTGCTCGTAAAGTTCAATTCTTCTTATCGCAAAACTTCCACGTGGCTGAGCAGTTCACTGGACAAAAAGGTTCATATGTACCTGTTAAAGAAACAGTTAAAGGATTCAAAGAAATCCTTGAAGGTAGATATGATGAACTTCCAGAAGATGCTTTCCGCTTAGTAGGAAGAATCGAAGAAGTTGTTGAACAAGCTAAAAAAATGGCTTAA